Sequence from the Brassica oleracea var. oleracea cultivar TO1000 unplaced genomic scaffold, BOL UnpScaffold04357, whole genome shotgun sequence genome:
ttttttttttacattgtgCTTATAACACATCAATGAGTTATGAGAACTcgcattaattatttattaattacctttttattttattttctcgtATCCAGCAATGGTATATACTCTCCAAGACTTTGGCCGAAAATGCGGCATGGACGTTTGCCAAGGACAACAACTTGGACTTGGTCGTAATGAATCCAGGACTCGTTATTGGACCAGTCCTACAACTAACTATTAATTTCTCAGTAGATGTGgttatagattttataaaaggtAAGAACACTTTTAATAGGAAGCATCATAGACTTGTGGACGTGAGGGATGTTGCTCTAGCTCATATCAAGGCGCTCGAGACTCCTTCAGCCAAAGGCAGATACATCATTGATGCTCCGATTGTCACAACGGAGGAGATTGAGAAAATCTTACGTGAATTCTTTCCTGATTTGTGTATTGCTCATgagtaagttttattttattttttgagtaaTAATCAT
This genomic interval carries:
- the LOC106321973 gene encoding cinnamoyl-CoA reductase 1-like, with translation SRIQQWYILSKTLAENAAWTFAKDNNLDLVVMNPGLVIGPVLQLTINFSVDVVIDFIKGKNTFNRKHHRLVDVRDVALAHIKALETPSAKGRYIIDAPIVTTEEIEKILREFFPDLCIAHENEEIDLNSMTYKVNVEKVKSLGIEFTPTETSLRDTVLSLKEKHLV